cccacctcacagccgccacccagaatggggaaggagagagaggaagggagagaggaaagcagggcgaaccctcagtcgacctccgcaggaatgcaccagccgaaaaCACCCCAACGAGGCAAGGGCAtaatacttacccatcctgcgaccaccggctggaggcattccagacagacccaacgtcCGCTGGTatatacggcatggctgtcggcccggcacactgcgacacagccatagagaccggtcataggTGCGCCctgtagcatatagctcaccggccgcccctggagcaacgggggaGGTCGTGGACGGCCTAGCTAAAGACCGGCACCCGCTCGATtgaagaacatggggggactacaaggatcaagatccagcctgtcacccagtcgaatGTTGATTGtaaatcccaggatccaaaaatgcaggaaaaaaaaaatcaaataaaagcgaaaaatcgcaaaaaaGCTCCAGAACACATGGGCTCCAGAAAGGCAATGTCCTCTCCtgacgctaggcagaaaaaaaactgaggctggatgttccagagagtgggatgtacctgggggacccgccccctgggaggtgctgtactgagagaagcgTTTTAACaatttgaagtgctgttttttctgcctagtctctcctgaaaggaaggatatataaccctaaggtcaatgctgctgtgtccgtccatgaacggaagagaaaaattattaatagtatatattttataaaaaaaatgataaacatttttaataatttaaatatacaataataaaatatatatatttaattataatatatattactaATTCTTCTTAAATAATttcatatataaataataattaaaaaaatataatctaatctaaatataaaattgtttttattatatatttttttaaattattattaaatattttatatatctttttttataataaaatatatattattaataattatatatatttataaaaaaagactGGAGGAGATGTTAGGGAAAAGAGGGAGGGGCTCTTCTTACCATTAACATTTTCCGCTGCTCACAGAGCTTCTGTAATTGGTAGGATTTGTCGTCCGCCTTAATATAACCGCGCTTCACGTCATCCACCGCCTGCAAACCAGATGAGAAGAAGAAGATTAGCGCTCTCACTCTATGGAGGTAATAAGGACCTGCTGACAGCCTGTCATAAAAAGGGGAAGTCTACCGAGGCGCACCGAGCCTCACCtggtggaagaagaaggagaCGGCCAGGTCGTTGTCCTTCAGCAGAGGCTCCTCGGAGGTGGTGAACAGCCACTTGCGCACGGTGAGGCAGGTCCCCGGCACCGCCGAGGTGTAGTTCTGGACGTAGAGCTTGTGAGGGAACTCGTTGGGGGCCAATTTCCTGACTGAGAGAAAACGCAGAGCCGCCGCGTCACCGACAACCGCCACACACAACCGACAGCCCACCCGCCCACACACAACCGACAGCCCGCCCGCCCGCCCACAACCGACAGCCAGCCCGCCCACACAACCGACAGCCAGCCCGCCCACCCGCACACACAACCGACAgcccgcacacacacacacacacacacacaaccagcCAGCGCCCACACACAACCGACAGcccgcccacacacacacaaccgaCAGCCAGccagcccacacacacacacacacacacacacacacacacacacacacacacacacacacacacacacacacacacacacaaccgacAGCCAGCCAGCCCGCACACACAACCGACAGCCAGCCAGCCCGCCCACACACAACCGACAGCCAGCCCGCCCACACACACAACCGACAGCCAGCCCGCCCACACACACAACCGACAGCCAGCCTGCCCGCCCACACACACAACCGACAGCCAGCCCGcccgcccacacacacacacacaaccgacAGCCAGCCCGcccgcacacacacacaaccgACAGCCAGCCCGcccgcacacacacacaaccgACAGCCAGcccgcccacacacacacacaaccgacAGCCAGcccgcccacacacacacacaaccgacAGCCAGCCCGCCCACACACAACCGACAGCCAGCCCGCCCACACACAACCGACAGCCAGCCAGCCCGCACACAAAACCGACAGCCAGCCAGCCCGCCCATACACACACAACAGCCCGCCCACACACACAACCGACAGcccgcacacacacacaaccgacagcccgcccacacacacacacaaccgacAGCCAGCCAGcccgcccacacacacacacacaaccgacAGCCAGCCCGCCCGCACACACAACCGACAGCCAGCCCGCCCGCACACACAACCGACAGCCAGCCCGCCCGCACAACCGACAGCCAGCCCGtccgcccacacacacacaaccgaCAGCCAGCCCGCCcgcccacccacacacacacacaaccgatAGCCAGCCCGCCCGCCCACACACAACCGACAGCCCCATCCCGACAGCCCGCCCACCCACACACAACCCGACAGCCCCATCCCCCCTTCTACATATCTAAGCAACTGCCACAGAaacactactggggggggggggaccctgaaATCCAACCCACAACATATATTATAACCCCTTGCTGTTCTCCTCTGGCACtttgtgagtattttttttttagcagagaccctagagaataaattggtggtcTTTGCAATTTTTTggtgtcacacggtatttgtgcagtgtttttttaaaaaacaaaaatttcaaacatacaaaacacacacaccaaattatttacagcagtttttttatacaaatataaaagatgatgttatgccgaataaatcgataaccaacatgtcacacagaacccctttatttattttttaccacttttattcctattataaggactATAAACATCACTTGTAATGGATATAgggggatgacaggtcctctttatggggagatctggggtcaaaaagaccctaaATTTCttctgtgaggaaaaaaaaaaaaaaaaagatatattttttattatattattaatataataataaaaaaatatatattaatattataatattaatataataaaaataataataataatattttttataataaaaaataataataaaaaaaaaaggttttatttaaaaaaattatgttgccAGGGATGGAGGGGGCCATGAAAGACTAAATATATATCTGTCCTATTTTTAATTCTGTCTGTAAACCACCCCCCCACATTGTTTTTGTATGTGTCCCGGTTaaagagatttcccatcacttcctgtcctgacaggAAGTGGGGATAAATCTTCTCAATGGGAACCTCATCCCGGCGGcagttaaagcaggtgtaactttgctgcctcagagagcccccccccccccccatctcgtcTTGGGAGGACCGTCATGCAGAAGAAGAGGCCGTTTCGGGATAATAAAGTCACCCCAGCACGGCGCTGTAACACCGGATGCGTCTTCTGATATTCATCGGCAGTTCAGGGTGCAGGACGCGCCCGGTATGTGACGGGTTAATGAGCAGCAAACGCATTTCTTTGCCAAGGTTTTGGCCGGAGTTGGACTTTCAGTGACATAAAAACACTACAGAGGGTCAAATACAAATcctgagagagaagaagagaaagacGAGCCGCAGCTTACTGACCAAAGGAATGattaatgacctcaaacagggcAAAGTAGTTGGCGGTGATGCCGTCCATTCCGATCTTGGCAGCGAGGGCCTGTGGGGGAGGGAGAGCGAGGGGgtgagcggacacagacacaagCCCCGCCCCCAATAAGAGGGTCCCCCTATACCTGGATGCAGACAGAAGCCCCTCCCCCCAATAAGAGGGTTCCCCTATACCTGGGTGCAGACAGAAGCCCCTCCCCCCAATAAGAGGGTCCCCCTATACCTGGGTGCAGACAGAAGCCCCTCCCCTCCAATAAGAGGGTCCCCCTATACCTGGGTGCAGACAgaagccccccccctccaataagAGGGTCCCCCTATACCTGGGTGCAGACAGAAGCCCCTCCCCCCAATAAGAGGGTCCCCCTATACCTGGGTGCAgacagaagccccccccccccccccccaataagagGGTTCCCCTATACCTGGGTGCAGACagaagcccctccccccccaataaGAGGGTCCTCCTATACCTGGATGCAGACAGAAGCCCCTCCCCCCAATAAGAGGGTTCCCCTATACCTGGGTGCAGACAGAAGCCCCTCCCCTCCAATAAGAGGGTCCCCCTATACCTGGGTGCAGACAGAAGCCCCTCCCCCAATAAGAGGGTCCCCCTATACCTGGGTGCAGACAGAAGCCCCTCCCCCAATAAGAGGGTCCCCCTATACCTGGGTGCAGACAGAAGCCCCTCCCCCAATAAGAGGGTCCCCCTATACCTGGGTGCAGACAGAAGCTCCTCCCCCAATAAGAGGGTCCTCCTATACCTGGGTGCAGACAGAAGCCCCTCCCCCAATAAGAGGGTCCTCCTATACCTGGGTGTAGACAGAAGCCCCTCCCCCAATAAGAGGGTCCCCTATACCTGGATTCAGCAGAAGCCCCTCCCCCAAAGAGAAGGTCCCCTTATACCTGCCCCACCCCAAAAAGAGGGTCCCCCCCTATAACTGGATGCAGACAGAAGCCCCTCCCATTAAAAAAAGGTGCCCCTATACCAGATGACCCAATAAGAGAGGGTAACCCCATGACTGACTGCAGACAAAAGCCCCCCCGCCCCTCTCTGCCTGGACTTAGAAGCCACTCCCCTCAATAAGGGTGTCACTCTTTACCTGGATTAAAGCACAAGCTCCTCCCCTCAAAGGGTGGTCACCCCCATACCTGGACTCAggcagaggcccctcccctcaaTAAGGTGGTCACCCCCATATCTGGATTCAGGCAGAAGCCCCTCCTCCCAATAAGGTGGTCACCGCCATACCTGGATTCAagcagaggcccctcccctcaaTAGGGTGGTAACCCCCATATCTGGATTCAGGCAGAAGCCCCTCCCCTTGATGGTGCCCCCCCCATACCAGGACTCAGGCAGAagcccctccccccatacctggtaCACCTGGTCGGTGGTGCTGTTCTTCTTGACGCGGACAGTGGCGGTGGTCTTGTCCGGTAACGCAATGCGGAGTTCTACGTCGGACACCCCGTTGTAATTCTGTGGGAGGAGTCAGAAGGGTCACATGATGAGGTCACCAGAAACATTTTATTGTCATGTTGAAAGCCATCTTTATAAATCTGCAGCTCTCCATCCCCGGTGATCCCGCCATAAAGGGTCTTTgtccaggcacttcctgttacagggtgacaacgctctcaaCTTTCTCCTGCGTTGTCAGGGGAGGGGCTTCAAAGGGAGACAAGTAGCACCCATTACACTTCAGGAAACCCGCGCTGAGAAATACCGGGGGCCGTCATTGTAGACAGGAAGTGACTCCAAAGAGGCGGCGGGAAATCAGCAGCACTGTGATATTAAAACggatgggagttttttttttttcaaaacgagaACTTTATTGAATAAAGAAATGACAATAGTATACAATACACAGCTCATCTACGGTAAGGACACAGGAGAGGGCGGTCCTTACCTCATCGGACTCGGACAGGAACTCCTGCATGATGTCACTTTCCCCGATCACCCGTATAGAGCAAACTGCGCCAAAGAGAGAAACGCGTCAGTCCAAtcacaggggggaaaaaaagaaagaagaaggaagaaggaagaagaaggaggagaagaagaaaaaaagagggaggaggagaccggagaaggagacaggagaagggaggaggagacaggagaagggaggaggagacaggagaagggaggaggagacaggagaagggaggaggagacaggagaagggaggaggagacaggagaagggaggaggagacaggagaagggaggaggaaggaaggaaggaaggaaggaaggaaggaaggaaggaaggaaggaaaagaaaggccAAGGAATCTAAAAGATAACAGTCCCGGGAAGATGTGATTGGGCGCACAACTGACAGTGAAGCACGATTGGATACCTTTCTCCAGGAATTCCTCTAAGCCCCGCCTCCTGGCGTCCAGCTGTTGCTCGGACAGTGAGAAGGGCCACTTGCCCGGTAGTCGGGGGAAGGTGAAGTTGGCAAACTCCCGTTTGAGGTTCTGGCTCAGGATGGCGAATTCCCGGTATCGTTTGGAGCACAGCTGCCTGCCGGCCATGTAGACGTTATAAACCTGAAACCGAAAAACACAGACCGCGGTGTCACCACCCACCCGAAACACCGTACACAAACCGTGACCTGTCACCTCCGACCTCCTGACCCCGACGCCCAACTACAGTGACCTGGCCACCTTACCCAACCTCCTGCCTCCCAACTAGTGACCTGTCCCCCTCCTAACCCTACCTCTGCCACCCAACTAGGGACCTGGCCCCCTCCAACCTCATGACCCTACCTCTGCCACCCAACTACACTGACCTGGTCACCTCCGGCCACCTGAGCCTCCCAACTAGTGACCTGGTTACCTGGACTGTCTGACCTTATCTCCCAACTACAGTGACCTGGTCACCTCCAACCTCCTGACCCTGACTCAGCCACCCAACTAGTGACCTGGTCACCTCCAGCCACCTGACCCTGACTCAGCCACCCAACTAGTGACCTGGTCACCTCCAGCCACCTGACCCTGACTCAGCCACCCAACTAGTGACCTGGTCATCTCTGGCCACCTGACCCTACTTCTGCCACCCAACTAATGACATGGTCCCCTCTGACCTCCTGACCCTACCCCTGCCACCCAACTACAGTGACCTGGTCCCCATCCACCCTCCTGACCCTGACTCAGCCACCCAACTTGTGACATGTGCCCTCCAACCTCCTGACCCTACCTCTGCCACCCAACTACACTGACCTGGTCACCTCCGGCCACCTGAGCCTCCCAACAAGTGACCTGGTTACCTTGACCGTCTGACCTTACCTCCCAACTACAGTGACTTGGTCCCCTCCAACCACCTAATTCTACCTCTGCCACCCAACTACAGTGATCTGGTCCCCTCCAACCTCCTGACCTTACTTCTGCCACCTAACTACAGTGATCTGGTCACCTCCAACCTACTGACCCTACTTCTGCCACCCAACTACAGTGATCTGGTCCCCTCCAACCTACTGACCCTACTTCTGCCACCCAACTACAGTGATCTGGTCACCTCCGGCCACCTGAGCCTCCCAACTAGTGACCTGGTTACCTTCTGACCCTGCCGTCCAGCTACAGTGACCCCCTCCGACCACCTGAGCCTACCTCCCCAACTACAGTGACCCGGTCATCTCCGACCACTTAACCCACCTCTACCTCCCCAACTACGGTGACCTGGTCATTTCCGACCACCCAACCCCACCTCTACCTCCCCAACTACGGTGACCTGGTCACCTCCGACCCCCTAACCCCACCTCTACCTCCCCAACTACGGTGACCTGGTCATTTCCGACCACCCAACCCCACCTCTACCTCCCCAACTACGGTGACCTGGTCACCTCCGACTCAATAACCCTACCTCTACCTCCCCAACTACGGTGACCTGGTCACCTCCGACCACCTAACCCCACCTCTACCTCCCCAACTACGGTGACCTGGTCACCTCCGACCACCTAACCCCACCTCTACCTCCCCAACTACAGTGACCTGGTCATCTCCGACCCCCTAACCCCACCTTTACCTTCTAACTACAGTGACCTGGTAACATCCAGCCATGGTCCCGCATATACCcgagcccctcccccccactcaccACAAACTTCTCCCCGCCCTGCTCCACGTGTTTGTAGGTGGGGATGGAGATGGGCACGGCCTGTTTCTCGGTGTAGTCGTAGAAGGACTGTCCCGAGGAGTCGTCGCTGGGGTCCAGGTTCTCGGCTTCGTGTGGCGGGACGGACAGAACGGTGAGGACCAACTCCTTCTCTCCGGCCCGGATCAGATCCACCACTTGTTTGTGGGTGGCCCCTTCTACATTGACACCGTTcctgtgattggaggagagaCCGAGGGGGTGGGGTTTATACATGCAACCAACCAATAGGACAGAGAAGAAAATCACATTCCCACCAAACACTCAATTCTCTGTATCTGTCCTtgctctgtatgtatggactctgcacagtactacttctcctgtcctgtatgtcgggtgtaattctcggtatctcctcttatcctgtatgtatggactctgcacagtactacttctcctgtcctgtatgtcgggtgtaattctcggtatctcctcttattctgtatgtacggactctgcacagtactacttctcctgtcctgtatgtcgggtgtaattctcggtatctcttcttattctgtatgtatggactctgcacagtactacttctcctgtcctgtatgtcgggtgtaattctcggtatctcctcttattctgtatgtatggactctgcacagtactacttctcctgtcctgtatgtcgggtgtaattctcggtatctctccttattctgtatgtatggactctgcacagtactacttctcctgtcctgtatgtcgggtgtaattctcggtatctcctcttattctgtatgtatggactctgcacagtactacttcccctgtcctgtatgtcgggtgtaattctcggtatctcttcttattctgtatgtatggactctgcacagtactacttctcctgtcctgtatgtcgggtgtaattctcggtatctcctcttattctgtatgtatggactctgcacagtactacttctcctgtcctgtatgtcgggtgtaattctcggtatctcctcttattctgtatgtatggactctgcacagtactacttctcctgtcctgtatgtcgggtgtaattctcggtatctcctcttattctgtatgtatggactctgcacagtactacttctcctgtcctgtatgtcgggtgtaattctcggtatctgtcctt
This window of the Rana temporaria chromosome 13, aRanTem1.1, whole genome shotgun sequence genome carries:
- the SNX27 gene encoding sorting nexin-27 isoform X1 yields the protein MADERSGGPRVVRIVKSESGYGFNVRGQVSEGGQLRSINGELYAPLQHVSAVLPGGAADRAGIRKGDRILEVNGVNVEGATHKQVVDLIRAGEKELVLTVLSVPPHEAENLDPSDDSSGQSFYDYTEKQAVPISIPTYKHVEQGGEKFVVYNVYMAGRQLCSKRYREFAILSQNLKREFANFTFPRLPGKWPFSLSEQQLDARRRGLEEFLEKVCSIRVIGESDIMQEFLSESDENYNGVSDVELRIALPDKTTATVRVKKNSTTDQVYQALAAKIGMDGITANYFALFEVINHSFVRKLAPNEFPHKLYVQNYTSAVPGTCLTVRKWLFTTSEEPLLKDNDLAVSFFFHQAVDDVKRGYIKADDKSYQLQKLCEQRKMLMYLNMLRSCEGYNEIMFPHCSCDSRRKGHVITAISIKHFKLLACTEEGQQENQVIAFEWDEMQRWDTDEEGMAFCFEYARGEKKPRWVKIFTPYFNYMHECFERVFCELKWRREVEEQATDKDNKNCTHDSTCSKNIFQIVRLQHKDTST
- the SNX27 gene encoding sorting nexin-27 isoform X2, whose product is MADERSGGPRVVRIVKSESGYGFNVRGQVSEGGQLRSINGELYAPLQHVSAVLPGGAADRAGIRKGDRILEVNGVNVEGATHKQVVDLIRAGEKELVLTVLSVPPHEAENLDPSDDSSGQSFYDYTEKQAVPISIPTYKHVEQGGEKFVVYNVYMAGRQLCSKRYREFAILSQNLKREFANFTFPRLPGKWPFSLSEQQLDARRRGLEEFLEKVCSIRVIGESDIMQEFLSESDENYNGVSDVELRIALPDKTTATVRVKKNSTTDQVYQALAAKIGMDGITANYFALFEVINHSFVRKLAPNEFPHKLYVQNYTSAVPGTCLTVRKWLFTTSEEPLLKDNDLAVSFFFHQAVDDVKRGYIKADDKSYQLQKLCEQRKMLMYLNMLRSCEGYNEIMFPHCSCDSRRKGHVITAISIKHFKLLACTEEGQQENQVIAFEWDEMQRWDTDEEGMAFCFEYARGEKKPRWVKIFTPYFNYMHECFERVFCELKWRREVEEQATDKDNKNCTHDKHLSDCAIAAQGH